The following proteins are co-located in the Pelecanus crispus isolate bPelCri1 chromosome 5, bPelCri1.pri, whole genome shotgun sequence genome:
- the TMEM53 gene encoding transmembrane protein 53 isoform X2 — translation MGARALEAAVELAPGEARERGCADGQPVVILLGWAGCQDKYLAKYSAIYSQKGCTVIRYTAPWRMIFFSEVSGIRSLQTPARRLLELLFDYSIENRPVLFHVFSNGGAMLYRYIVEALHTHKPFKNLKVAGTIFDSAPGRRNVRGGLRALATVLVPMNVVLKYFLLFAFATTAVVLRILLYPLTRLIHESHYDVLLKAPSRWPELYLYSQADAIIKASEVKCMADARQQLGVSVKAVDFSDSAHVNHMRVYPTYYSNLCTTFLSDCVRGLPR, via the exons ATGGGGGCCCGCGCGCTGGAGGCGGCGGTGGAGCTGGCGCCGGGGGAGGCCCGCG AGAGAGGGTGTGCAGATGGTCAGCCCGTGGTGATCCTCCTAGGTTGGGCAGGCTGCCAGGACAAATACCTGGCCAAATACAGTGCTATTTACAGTCAGAAG GGGTGCACCGTCATCCGCTACACAGCTCCATGGAGGATGATATTCTTCTCCGAGGTCTCTGGCATCAGATCCCTGCAGACCCCAGCCAGGCGACTCCTGGAGCTGCTCTTTGACTACAGCATTGAAAACAGACCggttctttttcatgtttttagcAATGGTGGTGCCATGCTGTACCGTTACATTGTTGAGGCACTCCACACTCACAAGCCATTTAAGAACCTCAAAGTAGCAGGCACCATTTTTGATAGTGCCCCTGGCAGAAGAAACGTGAGAGGAGGCCTTCGTGCTTTGGCAACTGTCTTGGTACCCATGAATGTGGTGCTCAAGTATTTCCTCTTATTCGCTTTTGCTACTACAGCTGTCGTGCTGCGGATCTTGCTGTACCCATTGACCCGCCTCATCCACGAGAGCCATTACGATGTCCTACTGAAAGCGCCCTCGCGGTGGCCTGAACTTTACCTCTATTCCCAAGCTGATGCCATCATCAAGGCCAGCGAAGTTAAGTGCATGGCTGATGCCCGGCAGCAGCTCGGTGTCTCCGTGAAAGCTGTAGACTTCTCAGATTCGGCTCACGTCAACCATATGCGGGTGTATCCCACCTATTACAGCAACCTCTGTACGACTTTCCTGTCTGACTGTGTCAGGGGCTTGCCTCGTTAG
- the TMEM53 gene encoding transmembrane protein 53 isoform X1, translated as MGARALEAAVELAPGEARESNTERGCADGQPVVILLGWAGCQDKYLAKYSAIYSQKGCTVIRYTAPWRMIFFSEVSGIRSLQTPARRLLELLFDYSIENRPVLFHVFSNGGAMLYRYIVEALHTHKPFKNLKVAGTIFDSAPGRRNVRGGLRALATVLVPMNVVLKYFLLFAFATTAVVLRILLYPLTRLIHESHYDVLLKAPSRWPELYLYSQADAIIKASEVKCMADARQQLGVSVKAVDFSDSAHVNHMRVYPTYYSNLCTTFLSDCVRGLPR; from the exons ATGGGGGCCCGCGCGCTGGAGGCGGCGGTGGAGCTGGCGCCGGGGGAGGCCCGCG AGAGCAATACAGAGAGAGGGTGTGCAGATGGTCAGCCCGTGGTGATCCTCCTAGGTTGGGCAGGCTGCCAGGACAAATACCTGGCCAAATACAGTGCTATTTACAGTCAGAAG GGGTGCACCGTCATCCGCTACACAGCTCCATGGAGGATGATATTCTTCTCCGAGGTCTCTGGCATCAGATCCCTGCAGACCCCAGCCAGGCGACTCCTGGAGCTGCTCTTTGACTACAGCATTGAAAACAGACCggttctttttcatgtttttagcAATGGTGGTGCCATGCTGTACCGTTACATTGTTGAGGCACTCCACACTCACAAGCCATTTAAGAACCTCAAAGTAGCAGGCACCATTTTTGATAGTGCCCCTGGCAGAAGAAACGTGAGAGGAGGCCTTCGTGCTTTGGCAACTGTCTTGGTACCCATGAATGTGGTGCTCAAGTATTTCCTCTTATTCGCTTTTGCTACTACAGCTGTCGTGCTGCGGATCTTGCTGTACCCATTGACCCGCCTCATCCACGAGAGCCATTACGATGTCCTACTGAAAGCGCCCTCGCGGTGGCCTGAACTTTACCTCTATTCCCAAGCTGATGCCATCATCAAGGCCAGCGAAGTTAAGTGCATGGCTGATGCCCGGCAGCAGCTCGGTGTCTCCGTGAAAGCTGTAGACTTCTCAGATTCGGCTCACGTCAACCATATGCGGGTGTATCCCACCTATTACAGCAACCTCTGTACGACTTTCCTGTCTGACTGTGTCAGGGGCTTGCCTCGTTAG